One segment of Triticum aestivum cultivar Chinese Spring chromosome 2A, IWGSC CS RefSeq v2.1, whole genome shotgun sequence DNA contains the following:
- the LOC123038234 gene encoding golgin subfamily A member 6-like protein 22: MGPRLPSSPAFAVMRKRASSGLTAYLIARQEIQRKMDELAEKELGPDGKERFLATLLSQDKMRSMEEMIADSARNIFQEFFHMLHQSPMEEEEEEEEEEELELEEEEEEEEDEEVEEKEEEEEDEEELEEEEDDEELRMTVQVSFLCDQIGDLVLELLKMVPDEEPGNQLLSSVTRLNRLQWITDSINNFASEIQVRVSREQMIERTRKEKEEQKRFLQQGQEVRTSEKKQEQERTLEEREINGQVMVAGGRLVTMATDRGLEGEVVISEAAAAAAEYEEEAFARFRRAWECRQGANSFEDLTLLSPMLFTHCTLGFKPVDAVLPRTMHICSIKVTDLKYFKWPLQVYGVVAARDAVDGRRNPIFLCPRDDCQILNEADPFLHLTGPIRAVVSEEPVDIEIQLIIKGKTASHW, encoded by the exons ATGGGGCCCCGACTACCAAGTTCGCCGGCTTTCGCAGTGATGCGGAAAAGAGCAAGCAGCGGCTTAACGGCCTATCTGATTGCGAGGCAGGAGATacagaggaagatggacgagttgGCCGAGAAGGAGCTTGGGCCGGATGGCAAGGAGAGGTTCCTTGCCACTCTACTCTCCCAAGACAAGATGAGGTCGATGGAGGAGATGATCGCCGATTCGGCGCGCAACATCTTCCAAGAATTTTTTCATATGTTACACCAATCGccgatggaagaggaagaagaagaggaagaggaagaggagctggagctggaggaggaggaggaggaggaggaagatgaggaggtagaagaaaaagaagaagaggaggaggatgaagaggaattggaggaggaggaagacgacgaggaaTTACGCATGACTGTTCAGGTATCCTTCTTGTGCGACCAGATCGGCGACCTGGTACTAGAACTTCTGAAGATGGTTCCAGATGAAGAGCCGGGAAATCAATTGCTGTCCTCGGTCACAAGGCTAAATAGATTGCAGTGGATCACAGACAGCATCAACAATTTCGCCTCAGAAATTCAGGTGAGG gtgtCGAGGGAACAAATGATAGAGAGAACACGCAAAGAGAAAGAGGAACAGAAGAGATTCCTCCAACAGGGCCAGGAGGTGAGGACCTCGGAGAAGAAACAGGAGCAGGAGAGGACCTTGGAGGAGAGGGAAATCAACGGACAAGTGATGGTCGCCGGAGGCAGATTAGTCACTATGGCAACGGACAGGGGCTTGGAGGGTGAAGTGGTGATCAGCgaggccgcagccgcagccgcggagTACGAGGAGGAGGCTTTTGCTCGCTTCCGTAGGGCCTGGGAGTGTCGCCAAGGTGCCAACAGCTTCGAAGACCTCA CTTTGTTGAGTCCCATGCTCTTTACACACTGTACACTGGGATTCAAGCCAGTAGACGCTGTCCTCCCAAGGACTATGCATATCTGTTCTATCAAAGTTACTGACTTGAAATACTTTAAATGGCCACTGCAAGTATATGGTGTGGTTGCCGCCCGAGATGCTGTGGATGGGCGTCGCAACCCCATCTTCCTTTGTCCAAGGGATGACTGCCAAATCCTCAATGAAGCG GATCCTTTTTTGCATTTGACCGGTCCAATTCGTGCAGTTGTGTCTGAGGAGCCCGTTGACATTGAAATCCAGTTAATAATAAAGGGCAAAACGGCGTCACATTGGTGA
- the LOC123190986 gene encoding uncharacterized protein isoform X2, which produces MEVLCLMEQGRSFNDESTIRRQPNSTGTSHVDSRGGTRGHARLGSHQGGEINSTISGKIKLHRKLRNDLENMKMMPESVEVVLGNVERESIKHKSMLLWLNRLKDAANDISDMLEDFEDETDFNLLCKILSICGQPR; this is translated from the exons ATGGAAGTATTATGCTTGATGGAGCAG GGCCGGAGCTTCAATGACGAATCCACTATTCGCAGACAGCCCAACTCGACAGGCACGAGCCATGTCGACAGTCGAGGTGGCACTCGGGGGCATGCTCGCCTCGGCAGTCATCAAGGTGGCGAGATCAATTCTACCATTTCAGGCAAGATCAAGCTGCACAGGAAACTGAGGAACGATCTGGAGAACATGAAGATGATGCCAGAGTCGGTGGAGGTTGTGCTCGGCAACGTTGAGAGGGAGTCTATCAAGCATAAGTCCATGCTTCTGTGGCTGAATCGGCTTAAGGATGCTGCGAACGACATCTCCGACATGcttgaagattttgaagatgaAACCGACTTCAACCTGCTATGCAAGATTCTGTCAATTTG TGGGCAGCCACGATGA
- the LOC123190986 gene encoding uncharacterized protein isoform X1, which yields MEVLCLMEQGRSFNDESTIRRQPNSTGTSHVDSRGGTRGHARLGSHQGGEINSTISGKIKLHRKLRNDLENMKMMPESVEVVLGNVERESIKHKSMLLWLNRLKDAANDISDMLEDFEDETDFNLLCKILSIWSLSILI from the exons ATGGAAGTATTATGCTTGATGGAGCAG GGCCGGAGCTTCAATGACGAATCCACTATTCGCAGACAGCCCAACTCGACAGGCACGAGCCATGTCGACAGTCGAGGTGGCACTCGGGGGCATGCTCGCCTCGGCAGTCATCAAGGTGGCGAGATCAATTCTACCATTTCAGGCAAGATCAAGCTGCACAGGAAACTGAGGAACGATCTGGAGAACATGAAGATGATGCCAGAGTCGGTGGAGGTTGTGCTCGGCAACGTTGAGAGGGAGTCTATCAAGCATAAGTCCATGCTTCTGTGGCTGAATCGGCTTAAGGATGCTGCGAACGACATCTCCGACATGcttgaagattttgaagatgaAACCGACTTCAACCTGCTATGCAAGATTCTGTCAATTTGGTCACTATCAATCTTGATCTGA